One genomic segment of Pseudonocardia sp. T1-2H includes these proteins:
- a CDS encoding DUF202 domain-containing protein, translated as MPRQPQDKPGLQAERTELSWERSAIGLLASSAILLFRQTGPPAAARTLLAATAALLAVLVLGLGHRRGRRTRAIRVIAGKNIVSDARTEVLLIGWAVAGFATAIVLLLML; from the coding sequence GTGCCTCGTCAACCCCAGGACAAGCCCGGACTGCAAGCGGAACGAACCGAGCTGTCGTGGGAGCGCAGCGCAATCGGGCTCCTTGCCAGCAGCGCGATCCTGCTGTTCCGGCAGACTGGACCACCCGCAGCCGCACGTACCCTCCTGGCCGCCACGGCGGCGCTGCTGGCGGTACTCGTCCTGGGGCTCGGTCACAGGCGCGGGCGGCGGACCAGAGCGATCCGTGTCATAGCGGGAAAGAACATCGTGTCCGATGCCCGGACCGAGGTCCTCCTGATCGGCTGGGCAGTGGCCGGCTTCGCGACGGCTATCGTCCTGCTACTCATGCTGTAG
- a CDS encoding YidH family protein, which translates to MNPADQERQHEVAGDEQEPDYRFTLANERTFLAWIRTALALIAGGVAVVQLVPEFGIPGGRHALGVLLAAGGGVLAALAVRRWQRVQTAMRRDAELPPTRVPVLLGITLLAVAVLVLVVFLVPGP; encoded by the coding sequence ATGAACCCGGCCGATCAGGAACGACAACACGAGGTGGCCGGCGACGAGCAGGAGCCGGACTACCGCTTCACGCTCGCCAACGAGCGGACCTTCCTCGCCTGGATCCGGACCGCGCTCGCGCTGATCGCCGGCGGCGTCGCCGTCGTCCAGCTCGTTCCGGAGTTCGGAATTCCAGGAGGGCGGCACGCCCTCGGCGTGCTACTCGCTGCTGGGGGTGGTGTTCTGGCGGCGCTGGCCGTCCGGCGCTGGCAACGAGTACAAACCGCGATGCGCCGAGATGCCGAGCTGCCACCAACCCGGGTTCCGGTACTGCTCGGCATCACCCTCCTGGCCGTGGCGGTCCTGGTGCTCGTCGTGTTCCTCGTCCCGGGGCCGTAG
- a CDS encoding sulfite oxidase — MYSMSARTTAAGASSADPKVVKATPEELMEDAGTGLDYGTRPDRMPGYLTPTDRFYLRSHAPTPHLDAATWTLQVEGNGVHEPIAYTYDDLWNRFPLVSVNRTIECAGNRRVLFGEEVGRTFEGTQWGRGAIGTAEWTGVRLRDLLEPAGITPGACEVMSESLDEIRARLPVPLAKACADDTLVALAMNGEVLPADHGFPARLVVSGWLGAASIKWLGRIQVSDHPLYVPWNTEDYVLIGPDFPAAEPARGPAITALPVSSLVELPWPARLRPEPQMIRGRAFAGENRVERVQYRIDDGPWQDALITSPVTPGVWVRWQFSWTPAPGEHTLRVRATDDQGNTQPDSTSWNELGYLQTSVLAHPVCVESPMRALRSRTVARGRRNQSIGAVQRAEDSVS; from the coding sequence ATGTATTCGATGAGCGCCCGAACTACGGCGGCAGGTGCCTCCTCAGCCGACCCCAAAGTCGTCAAAGCCACTCCCGAGGAGCTGATGGAGGACGCGGGTACGGGCCTGGACTACGGGACCCGACCAGACCGCATGCCGGGCTATCTCACCCCGACCGATCGCTTCTACCTCCGCAGCCACGCGCCCACTCCGCACTTGGATGCGGCGACGTGGACACTTCAGGTCGAGGGCAATGGGGTACACGAACCGATCGCCTACACCTACGACGATCTGTGGAATCGCTTTCCGCTGGTTTCCGTGAATCGCACGATTGAGTGTGCGGGTAATCGCCGTGTGTTGTTCGGTGAGGAAGTCGGGCGCACGTTCGAGGGCACTCAATGGGGGCGCGGTGCGATCGGCACCGCCGAGTGGACCGGCGTCCGGCTGCGCGACCTGCTGGAACCGGCCGGGATCACCCCCGGCGCGTGCGAGGTCATGTCGGAATCACTCGACGAGATCCGTGCTCGCCTGCCGGTGCCGCTGGCCAAGGCGTGTGCTGACGACACCCTGGTCGCGTTGGCCATGAACGGCGAGGTGCTCCCGGCTGATCACGGGTTCCCGGCTCGCCTGGTGGTGTCCGGGTGGCTCGGTGCGGCCAGCATCAAATGGCTGGGCCGGATCCAGGTCTCCGACCATCCCCTGTACGTGCCCTGGAACACCGAGGACTACGTGCTGATCGGCCCGGACTTCCCCGCGGCTGAGCCCGCACGTGGCCCGGCGATCACCGCGCTCCCGGTGTCGAGTCTGGTGGAGTTGCCCTGGCCGGCGCGGCTACGGCCGGAACCGCAGATGATCCGAGGACGAGCGTTCGCCGGTGAGAACCGGGTCGAGAGGGTCCAGTACCGCATCGATGACGGTCCTTGGCAGGACGCGTTGATCACTTCGCCGGTAACGCCGGGGGTGTGGGTGCGCTGGCAGTTCAGTTGGACTCCGGCACCCGGCGAACACACGCTGCGGGTACGCGCCACCGATGACCAGGGCAACACCCAACCAGACTCCACGTCGTGGAATGAGCTGGGCTACCTCCAAACTTCGGTGCTGGCCCACCCCGTGTGCGTCGAATCTCCAATGCGTGCTCTGCGGAGCCGAACCGTCGCACGAGGACGCCGCAACCAATCGATCGGCGCCGTCCAGCGCGCTGAGGACTCTGTGAGCTGA
- a CDS encoding Asp23/Gls24 family envelope stress response protein — protein MTVPSGISAASGAAASSSPETPRNEAPASTRATVAARGRGGDLETSQGKTTIADTVVSKIAGLATRQVNGVAGFGSGAARAMGAVRERIPGARASGSQGVAVEVGERQAAIDLIIVVEYGVAIVELARAIRRNVIGSIEQMTGLEVVEVNISVVDLQLPGENTGEEQARQPARVE, from the coding sequence ATGACTGTACCGAGTGGAATCTCGGCCGCGAGCGGAGCCGCGGCCTCGAGCAGCCCGGAGACCCCGCGTAACGAGGCACCTGCGTCGACCCGCGCGACGGTCGCGGCTCGGGGTCGCGGCGGCGATCTGGAAACCAGCCAGGGTAAGACCACGATCGCCGACACCGTGGTGTCCAAGATCGCCGGGTTGGCCACGCGGCAGGTGAACGGGGTCGCCGGCTTCGGTAGCGGCGCGGCGCGAGCGATGGGCGCTGTCCGCGAGCGCATCCCGGGCGCGCGGGCCAGCGGCAGCCAGGGAGTGGCGGTCGAGGTGGGCGAACGCCAGGCCGCGATCGACCTGATCATCGTCGTGGAATACGGGGTGGCGATCGTCGAGCTGGCCCGCGCGATCCGGCGCAACGTGATCGGCTCCATCGAGCAGATGACCGGTCTCGAGGTCGTCGAGGTCAACATCAGCGTGGTCGACCTGCAGCTGCCCGGCGAGAACACCGGCGAGGAGCAGGCCCGGCAACCGGCCCGCGTCGAATGA